The DNA window gaaataccgaaaaatcgTACCGAAAAAATACTGAACTTACCGAAaaaatcggtataccgaaaatttcatATTGTACCGAAAATTTTCGGTatcataccgtaccgaaattttcggtatggGTATCAGTACCGAATATTTTTTTtccggtatttcggtatataccgaaatacttttttattattactttttttaaaatttaagttcggTATACCAAAAAAAATTTCGGTGTCGGTACGGTACCAGTATGAACTTTTTTCATatcgaaaattcggtataccgaatgtGCGGTATACCGCGGTATCGGTATCGGTATAGTAAAATTCCATACCGATATTTTTGGTACGGTATACGGTACCGTAgttcggtacggtataccgtaccgtACCGTACCGTACCCACCCCTATGAACATGTTATCCAAATGGATCTTGGATTGAAATGCAAGCTTTTGGTGAACTTGtgttggatattcgaatattcagtattttaatacacattctgagtatttcatttactaaatcaagtattttaaaattgaaattaagtattctcaagtaaaactaagtgtTTCAAAAAAGTtcaattaattgataatttgttttttttaataaaaaatatttaaattcaattacatgtcatccaaatgtacCGAGAATGATGAGTGGAAAGAGAagatgacaaaaaaaaaaaggtatttatatatattttttttattaattaaaagggtaaaaaagtaaaaaagCATGAAACATGTACTAAAAACTAAGTTAGTCTTTTGTCAGgtactaaaatacaaaaaaaaacttatgggtactgaatcttaaataaattatggacagaggtatttttcttcaaattacCCTTAATATATCTTTGATTTTATCCGTGAActcatattttatgagacgatttcgcatatttatatttatgagATGGATCGATCTcattcatatttggaatacaaaataataatagagtgagtctcatgtgagaccgtctcacggatcataatctgtgagacgggtcaaccctacccatattcacaataaaaagtaatattcttagcataaaaagtaatactttttcatgggtgacccaaataagatatctgtctcacaaatacgacccgtgagactgtctcacacaaatttttgtcataataatattgatataaaaataatttattttcatgagtCTTGtcgtataaaaaaaatatcaaacaaaATTAACGTTTGAAACAATTTCAGAAGACTTTTtgagtttattttttttgtgtCTTGATTTGTAAATGTCATTTCTATTGTGGGCGGTGTATAATTATTAATAACCCAATAGTCATATTAAATCACCTTAGCTTTAGTTAATGTTGTTTCCATTACTTTTAGGAGACATGATTAATTTGCAACATAATAATCACTATCATCCAAATCAAATGgataatgttttatttattcaaaattaaTGGACAAGATCAAATCAATCTTCTCATTGTTTCATAAAACTCTCTCAAAACATTTTGAGTAGGCCTtttttgagacggtctcatgagtctttatctatgagacaggtcaaccctaccgatattcacgataaaaagtaatactcttagcataaaaagtaatattttttcatgaatgacccaaataagatatctgtctcataaaatacaacctgtgagatcgtctcacacaagttttttgctATATATTTTTTGAGACAAACCAATTATATACAATGAATAtcagtaaggttgacccgtctcacagataaagattcatgagaccgtctcacaaaagacctgtTCTGAGAAAAATATTACTGTAAATAAACTTTGATGACACAAAGTTGGTTAATATGAGATGTTCGAGTGAAACACATCTATTTGATATATCATTTAAATATGTTTCATTATATTTAACCATGGATTAACattgtatcaaaattatatataacaaAATTTTATGATCCAAATATAAAGtacttatatatttttttatttaattaatcacgCATTGATTGAATGGCAGAACTGAACCTAATAGTAAGGAAAATttctttgaataatgaatatttGTTCCTAAAAATCACAacaagaataaaaaataataataatactaaaaAAGGTAAGGCAAATTGCAAAGCAACAAAGAGACGAGTAGGGTTAGCCAATGGCTGTGGGTTCTGTACTGTCTCACCTTGTCCCCTCCACTTcaaacagtttttttttttcttttttcttttttcttttttttttttgttttttccatttgcaaaaaatcattaaatcagATATATAAATTCTTTAAATAAGCATGCATAATATAACTGTTTTTCCaactaataaaaaataatatatttttcacaaaagctaaataaacaaatcaaaaatgaaaaataatttatgtAAACTGAAATATAATTGTCTGGGCTTATTACAACAGTTTTCGCAAGTCGAAAAGGGGCGCCACCATATTGGCTTATTTTGCCTTTTGCCTCTGTGCTTCCCGAGCAAGTGTCCATGTCTGCTGAAACTGCTCCCTTCTCACACAACTGCCAATGGGGAAGGAATCATACTTTGAATTTCCTGTTACTGTTTGATGGCATTTCTTGTATTTTCATCTTTTATGCAGCCTGCTCCTGCAACTAACCATTCTTGGTGTCCATTTTTTTCTGTGAAGTTTCACTACACTTTCTGCTTTAAAGGCGCGACCTGTATGTTTTTACCAGTTTGAGGCTTTGTGGGAACACCATAACTATCTAAAAAAAAGGAGCTTGATCACTTACAGGGCAGTTTCAGTATATCCGTCTTTCTCTTTTTTAGAGTGTGTGTAAGTTTGGGTTTCTGATCAAAACGAGAGAAGGTAAAATTCTGGGGGAACTGATGGAGATTGATCTGAACAATGCTTTGAGTGAGATAGAGAAGAATACCTACGACGAAAAGGGAGTAAAATGTGATACTGGAGGATTTGGTAGTTGTCTTCCACGCTGTTTATCCACTTCAACTTCATCTTGTTCTTCAAATGCTGCATCAGGTTTCAGCTTCCCAAGTTCAGAATCTCCTAAATCATTACTGTACGCAGAGTTGTGGCATGCCTGCGCAGGCCCACTCACCAGTTTGCCTGATAAATGGAGTGTGGTGGTGTATTTTGCTCAAGGGCATATGGAACAGGCTGCTTCTGCCTTGCCTTTTCCGCCATTGGAACTGCCCACTTTTGATCTCCCTCCGCAGATCTTTTGCCGGGTTGTGGATGTTCAGCTACTCGTAAGTAGTTTATATTCTTTCTGAACACCCTTCTGCTGTCACTCTAACAGTGATTTCTTCCACTCTTGTATTGCCATCCTGAGTCTgccttttttctttttgttctgTCTTGAGTAGGCTAACAAAGAAAATGACGAGGTCTACACTCATATGACTCTACTTCCTCTACAAGAGGTATGCATAATTGGTAATTATACAACTTTTATTGTTTCTACCTCGTGCTTAATTGGTGAATATCTTGTTTCCTCTCACCAGTGACCAATATTGCTTCTTCATTCTTGATTacttactcttttttttttaagttctaTAAATTATAGTCGTTCTTGATACTGTCATGGGATTCATTTAGCTGGTACGCCTAAAACTGGAGGGAAAGGAGAAACAAAACGCCGGGGTGGAAGGGGATGAGAATGGAGCTTCACCCTTAAAGTTGAAGTCCCACATGTTCTGCAAAACCCTTACTGCTTCTGATACCAGTACACACGGAGGATTTTCAGTTCCTCGTAGAGCTGCTGAAGATTGCTTTCCTCCTCTGGTGCAAAACTTTTGGCCCAGCAAGAATACTCTTAACAAGTTCTCTTTCTTTTTGCAAAGATTTGACTGAAGTTTTGTTGGCATTGTAGAATTATAAAGAGCAAAGGCCCTCTCAAGAACTCGTAGCCAAAGATCTCCACGGAGTGGAATGGAAGTTCAGACACATTTACAGGGGTAAAGTCTCAATTCTATCTATGGTCTGATGTAGAAATTTCTGACATATTGATTTTAAATCGCAGGCCAGCCGAGGCGGCATTTGCTCACAACGGGGTGGAGTATTTTTGTCAGCCAAAAGAATCTCGTATCGGGAGATGCAGTATTGTTTCTGAGGTACATTTTCATCGAAACACGGGGTTTCTGGAGCCAAGCATATTCACTATACGTTTTACGCTCTGCTGCCACAAACCTTGATGATGTGAACTCCTAGTCCTGTATTTTAAAAAAGCAAGAATAATTGAAGAATTAAATGATAGTTGTGATTCTTGCAACAATATACACTTCATCCTCAATGATTTTACTCAATAGTCCATTGGCACCCTAAAAAAATTCAAGGTTTTGGGGATATGTTCCTAGTCATCTTTATTAAGGCAATTATCTAATCTTTTCCATTGTGATGAATTCAGATTAGTGGAAACAAAAATAGTCTTAGGTTATTAGTCTTCTTAATGCATCTTATGTGACAATGTAGGGGAGAAGATGGAGACCTGAGATTGGGGATTAGAAGAGCAGCTCGACCAAGAAACGGCCTTCCTGATTCCATCATAAAAAATCAGAATTCTTATCCCAATGTCCTTTCTTCAGTAGCCAATGCATTATCAAGCAATGCCGCATTTCATGTTTTCTGTAGTCCTAGGTACTACAACGTGCAAATATGTTTGAAATAACTTTCTCAGATCGGTTGCATCTTCATGTTATTCCTTGTGGTTGTGATCGATTACGTTACGCATGACGCAGGGCAAGCCATGCTGACTTTATCATCCcccatgaaaaatatgtgaAGTGCACCAGAGGCCAGATACCCATTGGAATgagattcaaaatgaaatttGACTTGGATGATTCTCCGGAAAGAAGGTCCCTTAGAATGCAGATTAATACCTGGGATGTTTTGTCTTTTTGGTGCATTACTATGTATGTACTTAGAAGAAGCATCTTTGATCCATCAGGTTCAGTGGAGTGGTGACTGGAGTCAGCGACATGGATCCCTATAGATGGCCAAACTCAAAATGGAGAAGCTTGACGGTATATTACGAGTTTAATTAACATCACAATTGTCGATTTCCCAATTACATGACATTATTGCTACTGCCGCATAACTTCTAGGTTCGTTGGGATGGCGATATTGTGAGTAATCGCCAAGAACGAGTTTCTCCGTGGCACATTGAATTCCCAGGTAATTTTGCACCTCTGAGCATCCAATCCTCCCCAAGAATCAAGAAACTGAGGTCAATCCTACTGGCTACCCCAGTTGGGAGCTCAATAGTTGGTGTATAGCTTTACAGTTTATCTTTGGCTTTTGTACTGCGTTATTAGAACTCATTTGGTTTATCCAACTTCATGAATGAATGCTGGTTTTTCTTTAATGCAGGTGGGGGTGCTCGTTTTGACTTTGGGGAGTCTATAAGATCCTCTAAGGTCTTGCAAGGTCAAGAAAATGTAACTTTCGATTTTGGAACTCATCCTGCGGCAACAAATCCCATAtcaaacaggatggacaaaATTAATCACACCGAGTTTGTCAGAAATCGGGCTCCTTCCTCTTTCACGGGCTTTCTGCAATCCAATTGGTCTCCTGAGGTCTTGCAAGGTCAAGAAGTTTGCTCACTGAGATCTATAGCTGGGAAAAATGACGCAGATCTCGGTGTTTGGTCGAAGCCCGAACTGGGTGGCGTTATTTTCAACGATCATCGAAGGCCTCGACCTTGTTTTTATCCTCTAGCTTCTGAAGGTTCTAGACGCATGCTGTTTCCGCAAAAGGGCGTCTACAGAGCTAGACAAGGCTCTCTTATGCTTTCCAATTTTTCCAATATTCAGACTGGAGATCGCCCATTACACCCGACCTTTACTTTAAGTGGAACTTCAAGAGATATGGAAAATGTGTCATTTCTCTCAAATGAGCGGAGGGCGGTCGAGGTGATATCAGCACCCCCCACTTCAATAATATCAGCTCCCCCCACTTCAATAATGCATCTAAAAAATGTGaatgatgaaaataaattgaaggATAAGGTCCCCATATGTAAACTTTTTGGGTTTTCATTGACTGAAGATCACGTTTCAGCTAATTCTCAAGGACCAAGTAAGAGGAGCTGCACAAAGGTAAAACTAAACAAACGACACACAAATAACCACAATGCTCGTTTTGAGAATCTACAGctaaattttcatatatatatatatatatataggttcaCAAGCAAGGTAGCTTGGTGGGGAGAGCCATCGATCTCTCAAGACTAATAGGTTATGATGCCATGTTGACAGAACTCGAAAAATTGTTTAGCATGGAAGGACTCTTGCATGATCCCAATAATGGATGGCGTATTTTGTACACCGACAGCGAGAATGATATGATGGTTGTTGGTGATGATCCATGGCAGTAAGTTCCAAACAGgataaacatatatattttccTTTCTCCATATTTTTGAACCGTCAAAATAAACTCTCTCAACTTTTAGACTAGAGCTTTCTGTGCCAATGAAGCCTGTGGGATCATAAGAAGAAACAAAAATGCTATTTTCCTCGTCACTGTCAAtgctaatttttattttgagtagaAGCAGTAGAAACATTGGTGTCACTAAGGCAAAAAGCATCATTCCGATTATTTTTCGCCATTCAAACAtgacattttttttattgttttacgTTCCCTCAAATGTTAACTTTGGTGGGATACTAACTTACTCTGCAGTGAGTTCATTGAGGTTGTTTCAAAGATCCACATACACACACGAGAGGAAGTGGAGAAACTGAGCTTTGGAATAAACAGTGATGACACTCAAAGCTGTTTGGAAGAAGCACCACCCGTGACAGATGCTTATGGGGGCCAGCTGGATTCTTCGGCAACTCTTGTTGAGATGTGAATTACGGGTTATTGAGCTACAATGCCTGCTGTACTTTTACATGCTGCTGTGTGAGTTTGTGCCCATTCGATATTGACTGCAAGCCTGTCATCCTCGTGAACTTAATTATCGTCAGAATCTTGTACAATGGCCAAATCGTGGGGGTTTATTCAAGTGCAAATTATGAGTAGTCTAGTTGGTTCGGAAGGGATCGAAGTGGCATTGTTTGTTCAAATCGTATGCATGTTTGTTTATATCTTCTGTGACGATGATTTAGCATCCTTCCTTTTGTTTTGTTTGgtgtttttattttcttttttttccatGTACTGATTGAATATTTCTCTATGGCATACGACATAATGAGTCTGAGAGCACAAAATATCGCAAATATCTGTCAACTGTGTACAGCCTATCCGACGAGGTTAGACATCTAAATTTCAAGAGCAATCACATAACATATTGTCTATTTTGCCAGAAAATAGAAAACTTGGACACTTGAGAGTTTTGTGATTTTCCTGTCCCCGTCATTTGTAGAGA is part of the Primulina eburnea isolate SZY01 chromosome 1, ASM2296580v1, whole genome shotgun sequence genome and encodes:
- the LOC140835029 gene encoding auxin response factor 4-like isoform X2; this translates as MEIDLNNALSEIEKNTYDEKGVKCDTGGFGSCLPRCLSTSTSSCSSNAASGFSFPSSESPKSLLYAELWHACAGPLTSLPDKWSVVVYFAQGHMEQAASALPFPPLELPTFDLPPQIFCRVVDVQLLANKENDEVYTHMTLLPLQELVRLKLEGKEKQNAGVEGDENGASPLKLKSHMFCKTLTASDTSTHGGFSVPRRAAEDCFPPLNYKEQRPSQELVAKDLHGVEWKFRHIYRGQPRRHLLTTGWSIFVSQKNLVSGDAVLFLRGEDGDLRLGIRRAARPRNGLPDSIIKNQNSYPNVLSSVANALSSNAAFHVFCSPRASHADFIIPHEKYVKCTRGQIPIGMRFKMKFDLDDSPERRFSGVVTGVSDMDPYRWPNSKWRSLTVRWDGDIVSNRQERVSPWHIEFPGGGARFDFGESIRSSKVLQGQENVTFDFGTHPAATNPISNRMDKINHTEFVRNRAPSSFTGFLQSNWSPEVLQGQEVCSLRSIAGKNDADLGVWSKPELGGVIFNDHRRPRPCFYPLASEGSRRMLFPQKGVYRARQGSLMLSNFSNIQTGDRPLHPTFTLSGTSRDMENVSFLSNERRAVEVISAPPTSIISAPPTSIMHLKNVNDENKLKDKVPICKLFGFSLTEDHVSANSQGPSKRSCTKVHKQGSLVGRAIDLSRLIGYDAMLTELEKLFSMEGLLHDPNNGWRILYTDSENDMMVVGDDPWHEFIEVVSKIHIHTREEVEKLSFGINSDDTQSCLEEAPPVTDAYGGQLDSSATLVEM
- the LOC140835029 gene encoding auxin response factor 4-like isoform X1 encodes the protein MEIDLNNALSEIEKNTYDEKGVKCDTGGFGSCLPRCLSTSTSSCSSNAASGFSFPSSESPKSLLYAELWHACAGPLTSLPDKWSVVVYFAQGHMEQAASALPFPPLELPTFDLPPQIFCRVVDVQLLANKENDEVYTHMTLLPLQELVRLKLEGKEKQNAGVEGDENGASPLKLKSHMFCKTLTASDTSTHGGFSVPRRAAEDCFPPLNYKEQRPSQELVAKDLHGVEWKFRHIYRGQPRRHLLTTGWSIFVSQKNLVSGDAVLFLRGEDGDLRLGIRRAARPRNGLPDSIIKNQNSYPNVLSSVANALSSNAAFHVFCSPRASHADFIIPHEKYVKCTRGQIPIGMRFKMKFDLDDSPERRFSGVVTGVSDMDPYRWPNSKWRSLTVRWDGDIVSNRQERVSPWHIEFPGNFAPLSIQSSPRIKKLRSILLATPVGSSIVGGGARFDFGESIRSSKVLQGQENVTFDFGTHPAATNPISNRMDKINHTEFVRNRAPSSFTGFLQSNWSPEVLQGQEVCSLRSIAGKNDADLGVWSKPELGGVIFNDHRRPRPCFYPLASEGSRRMLFPQKGVYRARQGSLMLSNFSNIQTGDRPLHPTFTLSGTSRDMENVSFLSNERRAVEVISAPPTSIISAPPTSIMHLKNVNDENKLKDKVPICKLFGFSLTEDHVSANSQGPSKRSCTKVHKQGSLVGRAIDLSRLIGYDAMLTELEKLFSMEGLLHDPNNGWRILYTDSENDMMVVGDDPWHEFIEVVSKIHIHTREEVEKLSFGINSDDTQSCLEEAPPVTDAYGGQLDSSATLVEM